The Coregonus clupeaformis isolate EN_2021a chromosome 35, ASM2061545v1, whole genome shotgun sequence genome includes the window AAACAGAGCCTTCTATTTACCATAAAAGGCTCTGGGTTTAAATAGCTCAGAATTCTGCTATCACTGGGGCAGTGGCAGAGTTTTGCAGAGCCTATACAAATACACTCTAATTGAGTTTAGAAATGATAACAACTGCAGCTTCTAGGACTTGTGTACACTAAGTAACATAATGCCTCTACAGCAGCTGTAGCTCTCCTCCGCCTCCGCCCCTCATACAGTaacccaccccctgcccctggAATGATATGACACATTAACAGTTGTTTACTGTGTGACATCCAAGTGTGAACAATTGGGAATATTTTGCTCCACCAATGCCAGATGGCATCCAAAAGATCTAGCCTAAATCACATGATTTACATGTAAGTATCAATGATGACATGACATCACTGTCCCTTTCTGTACATATAGTTCAGTCCTAGTTGATATACCAGCCCACTCCAACATCCACCCTCTACATCAGCCACAATACAGTCAGTAGCTCACCACTTCAAGAATACACCATGGCAACAAACATCATTACCACCAAATATGTATCCAAGAATATGATCTCACAATATAGTATGAAAGACCTCAGATAATAAAACCACCACAATGATGACAAAACAAGACATGAGCCATGGCACAAATGAGAGCAATTTTCCTAAGCAAACAAGTCTCAAGTCAAATGTTTGGCAAGATAATGACATTAGGCCGACCAAGTCTCTCTGCAGTTTGATATTACAGATCTATTAACAGAGTATAATCACTATTTGATACCACATGtcaataattttaaaaaactggGGGAAGACCTTGCAATGGGGACACAATTCCATATCAATAACTGACGCGTAATGGACACAATTCGAGGGTCTATTTTCCTTGCCATTCGTGCGCACTGGAGAGGTATTTCTAACTAACTGTGTAGCTATATGATTAATAGATCAAATTGGTctttaaatgcaaattaattaaatGAACCATGTCCTAAAATGTGTCAGTTTATTTGAGTCGAATCAGCTGTTGTAATCTAGTTGTGCCAAAAGCACACTAAAACTCACGGTGTCATTTACAATGAACGAAAAGCTAAACAATTCCCATTGTAAGTTGGCTTTCAACATGTTTTGTTTTAGAAGCCTACATAAAGGAATTTTTCTAGGGTACTTACATGTACTCGAATCGTAGGGGACCTGCTATGGTCGCTAATAACAGCAGGGACTGGGCATTTGTGCGCCGCTGCAACAGAGAGCGTGAAAGCTCATTTAGGGCGAGCGCAGAGCGCAGACTGTCCCTGATAAAATTATAACCCCCTCCCCTCGCCCGAGTGCTGGGGCATGCCACATGCAGGGGCCAAAGCTGGGAGAGCGATAGACAGCAACTGACAGAACCAGTAAAATGTCAGCACACCGTCAATAGTGCAGATAAAGTTAGCAGCATGGTCTTCTCTATCTTTGAAGTTATGAttggatattttttattttatttctacaATGTCAAGTCTGGCCATTTCATGGATCAAGATACGCTTGAACAAAGATAACTTAAAACCTAAAGACACTTGTATTAATCCAAATATGACCCGGGAATAAAATTAACCTGTTTGAAAGTTATCACAAAATACTGCAAGGCAAACTAATTAAACTAATTTGAGAAGTACCCTACCACCTCTAAGTATAGAACACTGCCTCTAGTGCCCAAACAGGCACTTTGCCATTTCACTTAAAGATGGTCCGCGAAATGACGTCGCACAAGCAGCAATGCAAATATTGCAATGAGGAGATGCAAGATGAGCGAGATGGAAGACTTCGCTCTCGAACAGTCAAACTGTTTTTGGAATGCTGCACAGGTCGCGTCACACTCTTACAACGtggtagccacgggaccaaaacagtGAAGTTTGGCATTGCGCTCCAAATTTCTTAGCTGTTGCTGaaacccactatgctgtttactttgtgcatctacgtcatatcaCTGACTCTGCCTTTAAATTAACAGGGTACAAGGACCAGAATACATTGAAAGGGGGATCAGATCAGAGCTGGGTCAGAGGCCCTTGTACAAATTAGGCAACAAGTGAGAGGGAAGGATGCAGCACTGGCAGTTTCACATCTGAAAAGGCCAAAGACAAAACTTTTAAAATAACACGAAGTCACAGATAACTACTTAGAGTAATCTCTCCCGAAGTGAGAGTCTGTTCATACTCTAGCTTGGGCCATTACAGGTCTTGAACAATAAGAATATATCTGACCTTATAAACATCATTGCACTTGACCCTGTGTGGCCATACTAAGGTCAAAGGTCATGAAAGAAAGACACTGTGGCTTATAACCACTTAAGGTAATGGAGGTGGGATAACCTTATAGCCATGTCTCTCGTACAAAATAGTAAAACAGACATTTGGAAAcatgattttgtgaaaatgtCTTCATTAAAATACATGTAAGATGAGGGTGAAATCAAACCAAGTCCAATAACAGTTAACAGGTGCTGCTCAATTGAATGAATGAAATGCAAACAGTAACAATGTCAAAAGTACTAATAATCAAATTAATTTACATTTGCCAAATTAAAACAAGATCACAGAATGTTCTCTGTCCTGAAAAAATGCCTCTTACATGGAAATTGCATCTCAAAACTTAAAGAAAATGTATGTTATGGCCAATAAAACAGATGTACAGGTATGACCTTTCTAAGTTTCTAAACGGAGAATAAATATGAAATAAAAAAGGGCCATAAAGAACCAAAGTTGCAGTTGGAACAATATAAAAACAATGCATTCACTTATATGCTCATACAGCAGTGTCATTGATTTACAGCAGCTTGAGATTAATAATATCACTTGTAACAACAGCAATATCCCTCAGTAATAAATTAACGCATACACATTATTAAAATTTTGTTATCCTGCAAAATGTTCTAGCAGCTTGTTTCTGCATTCTGACGGCCTGGTATCAAATACAGGGtggaaatcaaatcaatcaacaaTGCATTGGTTTTTTTTAAGCTAGAGtctttaattgaaacaataacaaagcggtctGTTTTGGTTAAAAGCTgagatgggcctggagaaatgtaaccactctcagattcaaagacagagctatggatgcatggACTGACAATCTATGATATAAAAATGATAGTTTTTACCATGGTTTGAggctgtttgtttacatttacatcgattccaaacattggagtaaaacaagcttatattttggtttctgatggggtacaacagttgaacaatgcttatgaggcatttataagttatattcttcaataattAATGGGTagatatcattaatttataagtctaaaaaatgaatgtagcaactaaggattctagctttaaactaATTGGACGTATTAAAGCAATATATTTGTTGTAATTTAAATGACTGTCAATACAACTTTCCTTTTCCCTCCACTTTGGGTTTTCATACCATAAGAACCAGTTTCTACATCGCTTTATATAAATGTGTTTTTTCATAATACGAAACTAGTTTTCAGAAATGCATTTCAGATAAAATCAGTCGAGATTCGGATATTAATGTTGAACAAATGAcctttaaaggggaaatctgcaatGCTACATAAATGTTTTGACTTTTAAATTGATGACATATACCCATTGAttgttgaagaatataacttataaatacctaattagcttagttcaactgtcgtaccccatcggAGCCCAACAAATAAGCATGTTTGTAAATAacgtaattgtaaacaaacactatataaaacatttaaaacatggttaaaactataattgtaatatcatggatggtcagtccttgcatcctgAGCtccgtctatgaatttgagattggttacatttctccacccccatccctcagcttttttaccaaaacagtggtagGGTGCCCActttattgtttgaactgcagattttCCTTTTAAATGTTTTCACTTACTTTTATTTCCATTCCAAAAATTCTACATTTCGATATAGGTACATTGGATCTTACGGCACGAGAACCCTCAGTGTTCTATAGGCTAGGTGAGAGGATTCCAAGGGAAATTAACCTCTGTCCCAGCTCTCCTATCTTCTCTCCACATCCTGCCACGTTGTGAGTACTCAGGCGCACAACAGGAAAGGGTGGGAGAGGGCTCTGGAAGCTGAGATGCGATTGGTTGGGCTGAACTCTAGACATTGCTGCAGgcagagagcaagagcgagagagagagtgtgagtgctTTAAAAGTACAATAGAATTCAATGATTCATTAACTCTGAAAATGCCTTGTAATAGAAACATGATTCAAAATGTGTATATTGTACATACAAGGAGCAGGTTGTTCTCCTCCTGGCCCAGGTTGGATAAGAGCTGGGTGCAGGGGTCACTGGGGCACCAGCTATGGGAGTAGGAGATGGGGCTCTCCCTGGGCCAGTCCTCCTCGCTGGGCAAGCCAATCACCCTGTGGGACATGGGGCAGAGCACAGACACACCTCCAACAGAAGGCACTGGTAAAACACACATCATACATTATTCAAATGCTTATCATAAATtactgatcaaaagtagtgcacggtAGAAGAAAAAACGTACTCAAAGATTTTCTGGAGCTGCTGAGCCTCAGTGTATCCACGGAACAATGGTCTCAAAAGGAAGAGTTCGGCAAAAATGCAGCCAGCGCTCCACATGTCCACGGAGGACATGTAACCAGAGTGGAGCAGCACCTCAGGGGCCCTGTACCACAGTGTcaccacctggagagagagagggaagagagaggaagggagagggtgtGAGATGTTGGATAGGAaatatactttttacttttaTGCATAGTTCCTTCACCTTAGTTAGGCTGGGAGACAATGGCACTGTGACAATTGAACAGATAGTGCATTCAAAGGAGGATGTTCTACTCTGTAGACTTACACAGGGTGTAAGGGCAATGTGATAGGTGTAGATGCGCGCCAGCCCAAAGTCAGCGATCTTCACCTCTCCACGGCTACTGACCAGTACGTTCTCAGGCTTCAGGTCACGGT containing:
- the cdk21 gene encoding cyclin-dependent kinase 6, which codes for MDVNGCDEHQNYELLAEIGEGAYGKVYKAREVRDQQRLVAVKKLNIPGDTESGIPAFMIREVALLRKIGYFNHPNIVKLLDVSAGLKNRSLDLTLVFEYIDQDLSTFLTTVPSTGLSLDKIKDVMVQLLQGLDFLHTNMLVHRDLKPENVLVSSRGEVKIADFGLARIYTYHIALTPCVVTLWYRAPEVLLHSGYMSSVDMWSAGCIFAELFLLRPLFRGYTEAQQLQKIFEVIGLPSEEDWPRESPISYSHSWCPSDPCTQLLSNLGQEENNLLLQCLEFSPTNRISASRALSHPFLLCA